The following are encoded together in the Bombus fervidus isolate BK054 chromosome 10, iyBomFerv1, whole genome shotgun sequence genome:
- the Cpr49ah gene encoding cuticular protein 49Ah, which translates to MKTIVIAIVVGLAAAQDSNYNARNNYHEDRSNPPTDERRGPLTTTPIPILHWNKQQEHDGTYKASYETGNNIIAEESGYIKKVGEGEEQGEALVQQGSFSYTSPEGKLITIHYTADETGFHATGDHIPTPPPVSEEIQKGLDLIYAGIRQQEEADAREAAQKGQQQPLNQQIERRDNYDRKFRK; encoded by the exons ATGAAAACAATT GTAATAGCGATAGTTGTGGGATTGGCAGCAGCGCAAGATTCAAATTACAATGCTCGTAACAATTACCACGAGGATAGATCGAATCCTCCGACTGACGAAAGGAGGGGTCCATTGACGACCACGCCTATTCCAATTTTACATTGGAATAAACAGCAAGAGCACGATGGAACTTATAAAGCTAG tTATGAAACGGGAAACAATATTATCGCTGAGGAGAGCGGTTACATTAAGAAAGTAGGCGAAGGCGAGGAACAAGGAGAAGCGTTGGTCCAACAAGGAAGCTTCTCATACACGAGTCCCGAAGGGAAGCTGATCACCATCCATTATACGGCCGACGAGACTGGCTTTCACGCGACCGGAGATCACATTCCCACGCCACCGCCAGTCAGCGAAGAGATTCAGAAAGGCCTCGACCTCATCTATGCAGGCATTCGTCAGCAAGAG GAAGCAGATGCGCGTGAAGCAGCTCAAAAGGGACAACAGCAACCCTTGAATCAGCAAATCGAGCGGCGAGATAATTATGatagaaaatttcgaaaatga
- the LOC139991573 gene encoding uncharacterized protein isoform X2 has protein sequence MLLLLLLVVSILCLSTSEIEAEKSGWNVDPNTQYHIQTDEGPERYFRFQTLNGQYRKEKRLLDGTVIGTEGWLDPLGYLRLKDYIADDNGFRILRSKMIYVGKNRPIYDAVTEAKRVPPQTGILVQPARPPNPFRQPEREHVVPLVGNDINSDYYASTTIKPKADYSSAVSNSNNYYYNPNRASSSSDLGNLNNYSRNTYQSFPVARNEHLKPSFQLPTATSRSNPTAFPQFDGTYNTANGFQYYLKRQYHEEERDSSGANVGSFGYIDPFGIRRVIYFKTDPQTGRFLHQKNNKYVGFESTPYDLSLPNTYRRNSRSTT, from the exons GTTTCCATCTTGTGTTTGTCTACGAGTGAAATAGAAGCCGAAAAAAGTGGTTGGAACGTTGATCCAAATACGCAATATCATATTCAAACCGACGAAGGACCTGAAAGGTACTTTCGTTTCCAAACATTAAATGGACAATACAGGAAGGAGAAAAGATTATTGGACGGTACAGTTATCGGCACAGAAGGCTGGCTAGACCCTCTTGGATATTTACGACTTAAAGATTACATAGCTGACGATAACGGATTTCGAATTCTCAG GTCGAAAATGATTTACGTGGGTAAAAACAGACCTATTTACGATGCTGTAACGGAAGCAAAAAGAGTGCCTCCTCAAACTGGAATTCTTGTACAACCAGCACGTCCACCAAATCCTTTCAG ACAACCAGAAAGAGAACACGTCGTTCCTTTAGTTGGTAACGATATAAATTCAGACTATTATGCCAGCACCACCATTAAACCTAAAGCTGATTATTCTTCTGCTGTAtctaattctaacaattactACTACAATCCAAATCGAGCAAGTTCTTCGTCCGATCTTGGCAATTTAAACAACTATTCTCGAAATACCTATCAGAGTTTTCCGGTTGCTCGAAATGAACATCTGAAGCCAAGCTTTCAATTACCAACAGCTACATCACGAAGTAATCCAACGGCATTTCCTCAATTCGATGGAACATACAACACCGCTAACGGATtccaatattatttgaaaaggcAGTATCACGAAGAGGAACGAGATTCAAGTGGAGCAAATGTCGGTTCTTTTGGTTACATCGACCCATTTGGTATTAGAAgggtaatatatttcaaaacagATCCGCAAACTGGTAGATTTCTCCAtcagaaaaataacaaatacgtAGGATTCGAATCAACTCCGTATGATCTATCCTTACCCAATACGTACAGACGTAACTCAAGATCCACaacgtaa
- the LOC139991573 gene encoding uncharacterized protein isoform X1 — protein sequence MLLWILSCLNLLTVSILCLSTSEIEAEKSGWNVDPNTQYHIQTDEGPERYFRFQTLNGQYRKEKRLLDGTVIGTEGWLDPLGYLRLKDYIADDNGFRILRSKMIYVGKNRPIYDAVTEAKRVPPQTGILVQPARPPNPFRQPEREHVVPLVGNDINSDYYASTTIKPKADYSSAVSNSNNYYYNPNRASSSSDLGNLNNYSRNTYQSFPVARNEHLKPSFQLPTATSRSNPTAFPQFDGTYNTANGFQYYLKRQYHEEERDSSGANVGSFGYIDPFGIRRVIYFKTDPQTGRFLHQKNNKYVGFESTPYDLSLPNTYRRNSRSTT from the exons GTTTCCATCTTGTGTTTGTCTACGAGTGAAATAGAAGCCGAAAAAAGTGGTTGGAACGTTGATCCAAATACGCAATATCATATTCAAACCGACGAAGGACCTGAAAGGTACTTTCGTTTCCAAACATTAAATGGACAATACAGGAAGGAGAAAAGATTATTGGACGGTACAGTTATCGGCACAGAAGGCTGGCTAGACCCTCTTGGATATTTACGACTTAAAGATTACATAGCTGACGATAACGGATTTCGAATTCTCAG GTCGAAAATGATTTACGTGGGTAAAAACAGACCTATTTACGATGCTGTAACGGAAGCAAAAAGAGTGCCTCCTCAAACTGGAATTCTTGTACAACCAGCACGTCCACCAAATCCTTTCAG ACAACCAGAAAGAGAACACGTCGTTCCTTTAGTTGGTAACGATATAAATTCAGACTATTATGCCAGCACCACCATTAAACCTAAAGCTGATTATTCTTCTGCTGTAtctaattctaacaattactACTACAATCCAAATCGAGCAAGTTCTTCGTCCGATCTTGGCAATTTAAACAACTATTCTCGAAATACCTATCAGAGTTTTCCGGTTGCTCGAAATGAACATCTGAAGCCAAGCTTTCAATTACCAACAGCTACATCACGAAGTAATCCAACGGCATTTCCTCAATTCGATGGAACATACAACACCGCTAACGGATtccaatattatttgaaaaggcAGTATCACGAAGAGGAACGAGATTCAAGTGGAGCAAATGTCGGTTCTTTTGGTTACATCGACCCATTTGGTATTAGAAgggtaatatatttcaaaacagATCCGCAAACTGGTAGATTTCTCCAtcagaaaaataacaaatacgtAGGATTCGAATCAACTCCGTATGATCTATCCTTACCCAATACGTACAGACGTAACTCAAGATCCACaacgtaa